Proteins encoded together in one Anopheles darlingi chromosome 3, idAnoDarlMG_H_01, whole genome shotgun sequence window:
- the LOC125957079 gene encoding hydroxyacylglutathione hydrolase, mitochondrial isoform X1 yields the protein MSFLNFLPHRISQRLTAIYFTASSFSFQRRSTSFQTTTMASMTVKKIPALKDNFMYLVVCNETRKAAVVDPVEPDRVLEVVKEDGVQLNQLLTTHHHWDHAGGNEALYQKFRENPEWGELLVYGGNDDRIDRLTNRVGQDDTFEIGKLRVRCLSTPCHTTSHICYYIETDQDRAVFTGDTLFLAGCGRFFEGTPEQMYDALINKLSALPDDTKVYCGHEYSVQNLRFGNTVEPDNADTKALLEKAQAADLEGRRALVPSTIGQEKRTNVFMRVGEPSVQAFVGKSTPLETMQAVRAAKDKF from the exons ATGTCGTTCCTGAACTTCCTTCCGCATCGCATTTCGCAACGGTTAACAGCAATCTACTTCACCG CATCCAGCTTCAGTTTTCAGCGAAGGAGCACCAGCTTTCAGACAACGACCATGGCGAGCATGACGGTCAAGAAGATTCCGGCCCTGAAGGACAACTTCATGTACCTGGTCGTGTGTAACGAGACGCGGAAGGCAGCGGTAGTAGATCCGGTTGAACCCGACCGGGTACTGGAGGTGGTCAAGGAGGACGGTGTTCAGCTGAACCAGCTGCTGACGACGCACCACCACTGGGACCATGCCGGGGGCAACGAGGCTCTTTATCAAAAGTTCCGTGAAAATCCGGAATGGGGCGAGTTGCTTGTGTACGGCGGAAACGATGATCGTATTGACCGTTTGACGAATCGTGTCGGTCAGGATGATACGTTCGAGATTGGAAAGCTACGGGTACGGTGCCTATCGACACCTTGTCATACGACATCCCACATCTGTTACTACATCGAGACGGATCAGGACCGGGCAGTGTTCACCGGCGATACGCTCTTCCTTGCCGGTTGTGGTCGATTCTTCGAGGGAACACCGGAACAGATGTACGATGCGCTCATCAACAAACTGTCGGCTCTACCGGACGATACGAAGGTGTACTGTGGGCACGAGTATTCCGTACAGAATCTCCGCTTTGGAAACACCGTCGAACCGGACAATGCGGACACGAAAGCGTTGCTGGAGAAGGCACAGGCAGCCGATTTGGAAGGTCGACGGGCACTGGTACCGTCCACGATTGGGCAGGAGAAGCGTACGAACGTGTTTATGCGAGTGGGTGAACCCAGCGTGCAGGCATTCGTGGGCAAGAGCACCCCACTTGAGACGATGCAGGCGGTACGTGCCGCTAAGGATAAGTTTTAG
- the LOC125957079 gene encoding hydroxyacylglutathione hydrolase, mitochondrial isoform X2 encodes MASMTVKKIPALKDNFMYLVVCNETRKAAVVDPVEPDRVLEVVKEDGVQLNQLLTTHHHWDHAGGNEALYQKFRENPEWGELLVYGGNDDRIDRLTNRVGQDDTFEIGKLRVRCLSTPCHTTSHICYYIETDQDRAVFTGDTLFLAGCGRFFEGTPEQMYDALINKLSALPDDTKVYCGHEYSVQNLRFGNTVEPDNADTKALLEKAQAADLEGRRALVPSTIGQEKRTNVFMRVGEPSVQAFVGKSTPLETMQAVRAAKDKF; translated from the coding sequence ATGGCGAGCATGACGGTCAAGAAGATTCCGGCCCTGAAGGACAACTTCATGTACCTGGTCGTGTGTAACGAGACGCGGAAGGCAGCGGTAGTAGATCCGGTTGAACCCGACCGGGTACTGGAGGTGGTCAAGGAGGACGGTGTTCAGCTGAACCAGCTGCTGACGACGCACCACCACTGGGACCATGCCGGGGGCAACGAGGCTCTTTATCAAAAGTTCCGTGAAAATCCGGAATGGGGCGAGTTGCTTGTGTACGGCGGAAACGATGATCGTATTGACCGTTTGACGAATCGTGTCGGTCAGGATGATACGTTCGAGATTGGAAAGCTACGGGTACGGTGCCTATCGACACCTTGTCATACGACATCCCACATCTGTTACTACATCGAGACGGATCAGGACCGGGCAGTGTTCACCGGCGATACGCTCTTCCTTGCCGGTTGTGGTCGATTCTTCGAGGGAACACCGGAACAGATGTACGATGCGCTCATCAACAAACTGTCGGCTCTACCGGACGATACGAAGGTGTACTGTGGGCACGAGTATTCCGTACAGAATCTCCGCTTTGGAAACACCGTCGAACCGGACAATGCGGACACGAAAGCGTTGCTGGAGAAGGCACAGGCAGCCGATTTGGAAGGTCGACGGGCACTGGTACCGTCCACGATTGGGCAGGAGAAGCGTACGAACGTGTTTATGCGAGTGGGTGAACCCAGCGTGCAGGCATTCGTGGGCAAGAGCACCCCACTTGAGACGATGCAGGCGGTACGTGCCGCTAAGGATAAGTTTTAG